The following proteins are co-located in the Polymorphospora rubra genome:
- a CDS encoding amidase — protein MTTDNALDQQPLDRTIDRRAFLARSAALAAATAGTVVLPGLAGVAVAAPGPASGPAAARFNPELDKPAAYNKPRADTMSEPTEWTVSEAAWMIRQKKITPEELVKAYLDRIAAYEPTYQAFNLVLAEQAVKAAKQLANRPHRGPLHGIPLAIKDNYFTEGVPTTANSYLFKDFVPPYDATSVAKLVAQGGIVLGKTQMGPLATTRATTPNGEITTVNAWTPTNPATNPGGSSTGTATAVAGRLATAGTGTQTGGSITAPSNAQNLTGLKPTMGRVSLAGIIPLSYTRDHPGPLARDAKDAAIMLMAMAGEDPADPRSEGLPPVPNLINAATPRYEGNRLRMRWKTRIGVLPGYADGTSETARARQAFLAALAEIPDATLVDVPYPDDWDLLTGSAFNNVRLPERSEPFMPYLRTDLKGFGVSLTGWLQGAMLGANAFITGQRAKLVLLERVLDQIFGKCDVVVQTSPTPFDAIGLPEIGFPIGFTAAGVPIGTILGGLPYAEDRLLSVVAAYQAVSDWHWRRPPNPPAAGGAQARTAAGSRGRLTAEEVAELSQ, from the coding sequence GTGACGACAGACAACGCGCTGGACCAGCAGCCCCTCGACCGTACGATCGACCGCCGCGCCTTCCTGGCCCGCTCGGCGGCGCTGGCCGCCGCCACGGCCGGCACGGTCGTGCTGCCCGGCCTGGCCGGCGTCGCGGTCGCGGCACCCGGCCCGGCCAGCGGCCCGGCCGCCGCGAGGTTCAACCCCGAACTGGACAAGCCGGCCGCGTACAACAAGCCGCGCGCGGACACCATGTCCGAGCCCACGGAGTGGACGGTCTCCGAGGCGGCCTGGATGATCCGGCAGAAGAAGATCACCCCGGAAGAGCTGGTCAAGGCGTACCTCGACCGGATCGCCGCGTACGAGCCGACGTACCAGGCGTTCAACCTGGTCCTCGCCGAACAGGCGGTCAAGGCGGCGAAGCAGCTCGCCAACCGGCCGCACCGCGGCCCGCTGCACGGCATCCCGCTGGCGATCAAGGACAACTACTTCACCGAGGGCGTACCGACCACCGCGAACTCCTACCTGTTCAAGGACTTCGTGCCGCCGTACGACGCGACGTCGGTCGCCAAGCTCGTCGCCCAGGGCGGCATCGTGCTCGGCAAGACCCAGATGGGGCCGCTGGCCACCACCCGCGCCACCACCCCCAACGGCGAGATCACCACGGTCAACGCCTGGACGCCGACGAACCCGGCCACCAACCCCGGTGGCTCGTCGACCGGCACCGCCACCGCCGTCGCCGGCCGGCTCGCCACCGCCGGCACCGGCACCCAGACCGGCGGCTCGATCACCGCGCCGTCGAACGCGCAGAACCTGACCGGCCTCAAGCCGACCATGGGCCGGGTGTCGCTGGCCGGCATCATCCCGCTCAGCTACACCCGCGACCACCCCGGACCGCTGGCCCGCGACGCCAAGGACGCCGCCATCATGCTGATGGCGATGGCCGGCGAGGACCCGGCCGACCCGCGCAGCGAGGGCCTGCCGCCGGTGCCGAACCTGATCAACGCGGCCACCCCGCGGTACGAGGGCAACCGGCTGCGGATGCGCTGGAAGACCCGGATCGGCGTGCTGCCCGGATACGCCGACGGGACGTCGGAGACCGCGCGGGCCCGGCAGGCGTTCCTGGCCGCGCTGGCCGAGATCCCCGACGCCACCCTGGTCGACGTCCCGTACCCCGACGACTGGGACCTGCTGACCGGCAGCGCGTTCAACAACGTACGGCTGCCCGAACGCAGCGAGCCGTTCATGCCGTACCTGCGGACCGACCTGAAGGGCTTCGGCGTCTCGCTGACCGGCTGGCTCCAGGGCGCGATGCTCGGCGCGAACGCCTTCATCACCGGGCAGCGGGCCAAGCTGGTGCTGCTGGAGCGGGTCCTCGACCAGATCTTCGGCAAGTGCGACGTGGTGGTGCAGACCAGCCCGACGCCGTTCGACGCGATCGGCCTGCCGGAGATCGGCTTCCCGATCGGCTTCACCGCCGCCGGGGTACCGATCGGCACCATCCTCGGCGGCCTGCCGTACGCCGAGGACCGGCTGCTGTCGGTCGTCGCGGCGTACCAGGCGGTCTCCGACTGGCACTGGCGCCGGCCGCCGAACCCGCCGGCGGCGGGCGGCGCGCAGGCCCGGACGGCGGCCGGCTCCCGTGGCCGCCTGACCGCCGAAGAGGTCGCCGAACTCAGCCAGTGA
- a CDS encoding S9 family peptidase, whose product MSRGFRLFYPALPVLAEHAPHRAVYVGDVDGRCEILAWDRRAGRARQITDRPTGTIRAALDPGGNTVWWFDDDLAGVGTWRICDFDRPDRSVAALPTVDPARHGGIAMAADGGAMVGLSGDDGLVLRMRTADGQVTERARVAGYAYLVDLDPAGRLVAVGADASAATAVTVLTVDGARVAEIAGRPDRRVWALGFAPGGGPARLLLVVEDRGGYLPATWTERGGLVRHDWCRFDTEITAGWFPDGRRILVRQDRHARSLLHEVDLDGQTRTMVDTPPGSILDAAVWPDGDVAYIWSDSVTPPQLRSVRGVELPYGPTGPDAPGAPDESVTTDCHRDEIWVPGPGGPVHALVATPTDRERPRPAVFLVHGGPFQHARDAYDPLVEILVSTGCTVVRVNYRGSSGYGSAWRNDFGAGVGLTQLEDLAAVRAHLIAQGAIEDRRTALWGTSWGGYLTLLALGRQPELWRLGVAISPVADYVAAFEAAAPAVRELDVLLFGGTPEQVPERYARASPITYVEQVRAPVLLAVSTGDVRCPPAPVEAYARLLAARRIPHQVVRRQAGHEDFDAHSHLALMQTVLLFMQRHFDGVREEGTPVALAMARPAG is encoded by the coding sequence ATGAGTCGTGGTTTCCGGCTCTTCTATCCGGCGCTGCCGGTGCTGGCCGAGCATGCCCCGCACCGGGCCGTCTACGTCGGCGACGTCGACGGCCGTTGCGAGATCCTGGCCTGGGACCGCCGGGCCGGGCGGGCGCGGCAGATCACCGACCGGCCGACCGGCACCATCCGCGCGGCCCTCGACCCGGGCGGGAACACCGTGTGGTGGTTCGACGACGACCTCGCCGGCGTCGGCACCTGGCGCATCTGCGACTTCGACCGGCCCGACCGGTCCGTCGCGGCGCTGCCCACCGTGGATCCCGCCCGGCACGGCGGAATCGCGATGGCCGCCGACGGCGGTGCGATGGTCGGGCTCTCCGGCGACGACGGGCTCGTGCTGCGCATGCGCACCGCGGACGGCCAGGTCACCGAACGCGCCCGGGTCGCCGGGTACGCGTACCTGGTCGACCTGGATCCGGCCGGTCGGCTGGTCGCGGTCGGCGCCGACGCGTCCGCCGCCACCGCGGTGACCGTGCTGACCGTGGACGGTGCGCGGGTGGCCGAGATCGCCGGCCGGCCCGACCGGCGGGTGTGGGCCCTCGGCTTCGCGCCGGGCGGTGGCCCGGCCCGCCTGCTGCTCGTCGTCGAGGACCGGGGTGGCTACCTCCCCGCGACCTGGACCGAGCGGGGTGGACTGGTCCGGCACGACTGGTGCCGGTTCGACACCGAGATCACCGCCGGCTGGTTCCCGGACGGGCGGCGGATCCTGGTCCGGCAGGACCGGCACGCCCGCAGCCTGCTGCACGAGGTGGACCTCGACGGGCAGACCCGGACCATGGTCGACACCCCGCCCGGCAGCATCCTCGACGCGGCGGTCTGGCCCGACGGCGACGTCGCGTACATCTGGAGCGACTCGGTCACCCCGCCGCAACTGCGTTCCGTGCGCGGCGTCGAGCTGCCGTACGGGCCGACCGGACCGGACGCCCCGGGCGCACCGGACGAGTCGGTGACCACCGACTGCCACCGCGACGAGATCTGGGTTCCCGGTCCGGGCGGTCCCGTCCACGCGCTGGTGGCCACCCCCACCGACCGGGAGCGACCCCGCCCGGCCGTCTTCCTGGTCCACGGCGGACCCTTCCAGCACGCCCGGGACGCCTACGACCCGCTGGTCGAGATCCTGGTCAGCACCGGCTGCACGGTGGTCCGGGTCAACTACCGGGGTTCCAGCGGCTACGGCTCGGCCTGGCGCAACGACTTCGGTGCCGGGGTCGGCCTCACCCAACTGGAAGACCTCGCCGCGGTCCGCGCCCACCTGATCGCGCAGGGCGCCATCGAGGACCGCCGGACCGCCCTGTGGGGTACGTCGTGGGGCGGCTACCTGACCCTGCTCGCGCTGGGCCGACAGCCCGAACTGTGGCGTCTCGGGGTGGCGATCAGCCCGGTGGCCGACTACGTCGCCGCGTTCGAGGCGGCCGCTCCGGCCGTCCGGGAGCTGGACGTCCTGCTGTTCGGCGGCACCCCGGAGCAGGTGCCGGAACGCTACGCCCGCGCCTCGCCGATCACCTACGTCGAGCAGGTCCGGGCCCCGGTCCTGCTCGCCGTCTCCACCGGCGACGTGCGCTGCCCGCCGGCGCCGGTCGAGGCGTACGCGCGGCTGCTGGCCGCCCGACGGATCCCCCACCAGGTGGTCCGCCGGCAGGCCGGACACGAGGACTTCGACGCGCACAGCCACCTGGCGCTGATGCAGACGGTGCTGCTGTTCATGCAGCGCCACTTCGACGGCGTGCGGGAGGAGGGCACGCCGGTCGCGCTCGCCATGGCGCGACCGGCGGGCTGA
- a CDS encoding helix-turn-helix transcriptional regulator, with translation MTVQDPVGADPHSCEEYGYGLGRPDGILILKYRSGALLDFGESRQDFLHQFYWSPTGVLATRHGTRTGFVGGGEVFWVHRAVTHEVRAADQQTVYRVCLRQVPPALADLRAGAAAIGDEAARLLPTIARKGYAEDAALAARARIMVGLGAPAAEPSAGPAGGPGFAMTVARAISHDPGDPTRLDEWADRLHISVKTLQRDFEREFGMPYSRWRTRLRLLASRVLLETHPVTEVAHRVGYASPSSFITAFAREYGYTPGRHTPRETT, from the coding sequence GTGACCGTGCAGGACCCGGTCGGCGCCGACCCGCACAGTTGCGAGGAGTACGGGTACGGCCTGGGCCGACCCGACGGGATCCTGATCCTCAAGTACCGCTCGGGGGCCCTGCTGGACTTCGGCGAGAGCCGGCAGGACTTTCTGCACCAGTTCTACTGGTCACCCACCGGCGTGCTCGCCACCCGCCACGGGACGCGGACCGGGTTCGTCGGCGGCGGGGAGGTGTTCTGGGTGCACCGGGCCGTCACCCACGAGGTGCGGGCGGCCGACCAGCAGACGGTATACCGGGTCTGCCTGCGCCAGGTGCCGCCGGCCCTGGCCGACCTGCGCGCGGGCGCCGCCGCCATCGGCGACGAGGCGGCCCGGCTGCTGCCGACCATCGCCCGCAAGGGATACGCCGAGGACGCCGCGCTCGCCGCCCGGGCCCGCATCATGGTGGGGCTCGGCGCCCCGGCCGCCGAGCCCTCCGCCGGTCCGGCCGGCGGCCCCGGGTTCGCGATGACGGTCGCCCGGGCGATCTCGCACGACCCCGGCGATCCGACCCGTCTCGACGAGTGGGCCGACCGGCTGCACATCAGCGTCAAGACCCTGCAACGCGACTTCGAACGCGAGTTCGGCATGCCGTACTCACGGTGGCGGACCCGGCTGCGCCTGCTCGCCTCGCGGGTGCTGCTGGAGACACATCCGGTGACCGAGGTCGCGCACCGGGTCGGGTACGCCAGCCCGTCGTCCTTCATCACCGCCTTCGCCCGGGAGTACGGCTACACCCCGGGCCGGCACACGCCCCGGGAGACGACCTGA
- a CDS encoding PKD domain-containing protein encodes MPKPLVRRLATTLVLLLATVALTPGTAHADVGWSWYNPWYPWMAQCVQTNQVAGLTYEFDWDTSRSPAACDIQFGGDPVTLNWYYSERNGTVQLGSGSVAGLSFTLTVPRVADYSVNIEACDVHGSCRPILGLLELYEWEPNEPPVAAVTVNVTQGGSPLRVEFDASGSYDPEGGRLRYQWIFGDEAGGEGSYTNRATIGHSYRNPGRYTPTLLILDDYGNVTVWSGPTIHVVDRYTVTVRAWIPHDEVVDPENPVDGQAVNLRQYCPNRPFRQAYLTSRFAGDDHQAYQESVRGQVAMVFDWDGTAIQRVGDPVVKRPSTTRVAEYTDLDGRTVTCRQSATAEPVTSATVTADNALRISLSTKNPLTPPELTPPIDAILTAAFDGTDLSVTYTTDLFPSYGFEVKKNSLILGQHLTHDASCVPALGVTGAAQLGIRLNAVELGSPRVTHHTIDTTSRNRHNTAQPCFA; translated from the coding sequence ATGCCCAAGCCGCTCGTCCGGCGCCTCGCCACCACCCTCGTCCTACTTCTCGCCACCGTCGCGCTGACCCCCGGCACCGCCCACGCCGACGTCGGCTGGAGCTGGTACAACCCGTGGTATCCGTGGATGGCGCAGTGCGTACAGACGAACCAGGTGGCCGGCCTGACCTACGAGTTCGACTGGGACACCAGCCGCAGCCCGGCCGCCTGCGACATCCAGTTCGGCGGCGACCCGGTGACGCTGAACTGGTACTACTCCGAGCGGAACGGAACGGTCCAGTTGGGATCGGGCTCGGTCGCCGGACTGTCGTTCACGCTCACCGTGCCACGCGTCGCCGACTATTCGGTCAACATCGAGGCGTGCGACGTCCACGGGTCCTGCCGTCCCATCCTGGGCCTGTTGGAACTCTACGAATGGGAGCCGAACGAGCCGCCGGTGGCAGCCGTGACCGTCAACGTCACCCAGGGCGGCTCCCCGCTGCGGGTGGAGTTCGACGCCTCCGGATCGTACGACCCCGAGGGCGGCCGGTTGCGCTATCAGTGGATCTTCGGCGACGAGGCCGGTGGCGAGGGCTCGTACACCAACCGCGCCACGATCGGGCACTCCTACCGCAACCCCGGCCGCTACACGCCCACCCTGCTGATCCTCGACGACTACGGCAACGTGACCGTCTGGAGCGGGCCGACGATCCACGTGGTCGACCGCTACACCGTCACCGTCCGGGCCTGGATCCCGCACGACGAGGTCGTCGACCCGGAGAACCCTGTCGACGGCCAGGCGGTGAACCTGCGCCAGTACTGCCCGAACCGGCCGTTCCGCCAGGCGTACCTCACCTCCCGGTTCGCCGGCGACGACCACCAAGCGTACCAGGAAAGCGTGCGCGGCCAGGTGGCGATGGTGTTCGACTGGGACGGCACGGCCATCCAGCGGGTCGGTGACCCGGTGGTCAAGAGGCCGAGCACCACCCGCGTCGCCGAGTACACCGACCTCGACGGCCGGACCGTCACCTGCCGGCAGTCCGCCACCGCCGAACCGGTCACCAGCGCGACCGTCACGGCCGACAACGCGCTGCGGATCTCCCTGTCGACGAAGAACCCCCTGACACCGCCGGAACTCACCCCGCCCATCGACGCCATCCTCACCGCGGCGTTCGACGGCACCGACCTGTCGGTCACGTACACCACCGACCTGTTCCCGAGCTACGGCTTCGAGGTGAAGAAGAATTCGCTGATCCTCGGCCAGCACCTGACCCACGACGCGTCCTGCGTCCCGGCGCTCGGCGTCACCGGCGCCGCACAACTCGGAATCCGGCTCAACGCCGTCGAACTCGGATCACCACGGGTCACCCACCACACCATCGACACCACCTCGCGCAACCGGCACAACACCGCCCAGCCCTGCTTCGCCTGA
- a CDS encoding MFS transporter yields the protein MKTEENARRARDFRLYWIAGAVDQIGSQASGIVFPLVTLAVTGSPAAAGLVGALALAGRLVTAPVAGVLADRLPRKRLMVGALLLAAAAMAVVLVAVAAGVPTLALLAGAAFVEGVAQAGYESAGAGAIRRVLPADDKKALARLEARNHAAQIAGPVLGGALYQLGRWVPFLVDVVSYVVAAGLVAAIRTDLTPTVRNARRS from the coding sequence GTGAAAACGGAAGAAAATGCCCGCCGGGCCCGCGACTTCCGGCTCTATTGGATTGCCGGAGCCGTCGACCAGATCGGGTCCCAGGCATCCGGAATCGTTTTTCCCCTGGTCACCCTCGCGGTGACCGGCTCGCCGGCGGCGGCCGGCCTGGTCGGGGCGCTGGCGCTCGCCGGCCGCCTCGTCACGGCACCGGTGGCCGGAGTGCTCGCCGACCGGCTGCCCCGCAAACGGCTGATGGTCGGCGCGTTGCTGCTCGCCGCCGCCGCGATGGCCGTGGTCCTGGTCGCCGTCGCGGCCGGGGTGCCGACGCTGGCCCTGCTGGCCGGTGCCGCGTTCGTCGAGGGCGTCGCGCAGGCCGGCTACGAGTCGGCCGGTGCCGGCGCCATCCGTCGGGTGCTCCCGGCCGACGACAAGAAGGCCCTGGCCCGCCTCGAGGCGCGCAACCACGCGGCGCAGATCGCCGGCCCGGTCCTGGGCGGCGCCCTCTATCAGCTCGGGCGCTGGGTGCCGTTCCTGGTCGACGTCGTGTCCTATGTGGTCGCCGCCGGTCTCGTGGCCGCCATCCGCACCGACCTCACCCCGACCGTCAGGAACGCACGTCGTTCCTGA
- a CDS encoding carbohydrate binding domain-containing protein, with protein MERDGQHPLRPDGGSWTAVPGVAMEPACTGWRKKTIALGTATGLQVVFNNGSGVWDNNSGRDYRLGTGDVRVSGGTVGAGDPCTPTPEPTGTTAEVYYHTGTRGWTAANIHYQPTGGSWTSVPGVAMAAACTGWAKKVVSLGTATGLRAAFNNNAGQWDNNNGADYTLATGRSTVRAGVITPNAADPCGPPPPPDTEPPSVPSGVTATASGLSITVAWSASTDNRGVTGYEITRTGGPEGTTNLTATTTSHVDNRLTPNTRYTYTVRARDAAGNRSAASAAASATTGNAPPAPTNGSPLGGDPREDTIYFVMTARFFDGDESNNRGGSQHVRSGNAANDDPMFRGDFQGLIDKLDYIKGLGFSAIWITPVVLNRSDYDFHGYHGWDFYRVDPRLETPGASYQDLINKAHAKGIKIFQDVVYNHSSRWGAKDLFTPTVYGVRDEQWKWMYSEKQTGREYDPMVEHQGNDPALTPAQNALAKGRPYNGDVWSTTAPAGNQCLNWGVRNGTSPEGYALYNCQWPSPTNKLFPADLYHQCWIGNWEGEDSRSCWLHEDLADFNTENATVQQYLIDAYNRYIDMGVDGFRIDTAVHIPRVTWNRRFLPALQQHAVAKHGEKGKDFYVFGEVAAFVNDKWNRGSVNHSAQFFTWKERKEYSPDDVRAAIEQYDHEQLLGTGGQPTSDNAFLRGNSYHTPDHSRFSGMNVIDMRMHMNFGDAGNAFWNGKDSDDSYNDATYNVVYVDSHDYGPNKSSVRYTGGTAAWAENMSLMWTFRGIPTLYYGSEIEFQKGARIDCGPTCPLATTGRAYFGDHIEGTVTAPDFGVVTGATGPVAATLDKPLVKHVQRLNQIRRAIPALQKGQYSTEGISGGMAYKRRYTGGGVDSFVLVTVSGNATFTGIPNGTYTDAVTGDRRTVTNGTLTANVSGQGNLRAYVLDLPGNPAPGKVGDTGPYLR; from the coding sequence ATGGAACGCGACGGTCAACATCCACTACGCCCGGACGGCGGCTCCTGGACCGCCGTACCGGGCGTCGCGATGGAACCGGCCTGCACCGGCTGGCGAAAGAAGACCATCGCCCTCGGCACCGCCACCGGCCTCCAGGTCGTGTTCAACAACGGTTCCGGGGTCTGGGACAACAACAGCGGTCGCGACTACCGGCTCGGCACCGGCGACGTACGGGTGTCCGGCGGCACGGTCGGCGCGGGCGACCCGTGCACCCCGACGCCGGAACCGACCGGCACCACGGCCGAGGTCTACTACCACACCGGCACCCGGGGCTGGACGGCTGCGAACATCCACTACCAGCCGACCGGCGGCAGCTGGACGAGCGTGCCGGGCGTGGCGATGGCGGCCGCCTGCACCGGCTGGGCGAAGAAGGTCGTCTCCCTCGGCACCGCCACCGGCCTGCGGGCGGCGTTCAACAACAACGCCGGCCAGTGGGACAACAACAACGGTGCCGACTACACCCTCGCCACCGGCCGCAGCACCGTACGGGCGGGCGTGATCACCCCGAACGCGGCCGACCCGTGTGGACCGCCACCACCGCCGGACACCGAGCCGCCGTCGGTCCCGTCCGGCGTCACCGCGACCGCGAGCGGGCTCAGCATCACCGTCGCCTGGTCGGCGTCGACCGACAACCGGGGCGTGACCGGCTACGAGATCACCCGTACCGGCGGACCGGAGGGCACGACCAACCTCACCGCGACCACGACCAGCCACGTCGACAACCGGCTGACCCCGAACACCCGGTACACGTACACGGTCCGGGCCCGCGACGCCGCCGGGAACCGGTCGGCGGCGAGCGCGGCGGCGTCGGCGACCACCGGCAACGCTCCCCCGGCGCCGACCAACGGTTCGCCGCTCGGCGGCGACCCGCGCGAGGACACCATCTACTTCGTGATGACCGCCCGGTTCTTCGACGGCGACGAGTCGAACAACCGGGGCGGCAGCCAGCACGTACGGTCCGGCAACGCCGCGAACGACGACCCGATGTTCCGGGGCGACTTCCAGGGGCTGATCGACAAGCTCGACTACATCAAGGGACTCGGCTTCTCCGCGATCTGGATCACCCCGGTGGTGCTGAACCGCTCGGACTACGACTTCCACGGCTACCACGGCTGGGACTTCTACCGGGTCGACCCGCGCCTGGAGACGCCCGGCGCCAGCTACCAGGATCTGATCAACAAGGCCCACGCCAAGGGCATCAAGATCTTCCAGGACGTGGTCTACAACCACAGCTCACGCTGGGGCGCCAAGGACCTCTTCACCCCCACGGTGTACGGCGTACGCGACGAGCAGTGGAAGTGGATGTACAGCGAGAAGCAGACCGGCCGGGAGTACGACCCGATGGTCGAGCACCAGGGGAACGACCCGGCGCTGACGCCGGCGCAGAACGCGCTGGCCAAGGGACGGCCGTACAACGGCGACGTCTGGTCGACCACCGCCCCGGCCGGCAACCAGTGCCTCAACTGGGGGGTCCGCAACGGCACCAGCCCCGAGGGCTACGCGCTCTACAACTGCCAGTGGCCGTCGCCCACCAACAAACTCTTCCCCGCCGACCTCTACCACCAGTGCTGGATCGGCAACTGGGAGGGCGAGGACTCGCGCAGCTGCTGGTTGCACGAGGACCTGGCCGACTTCAACACCGAGAACGCGACCGTCCAGCAATACCTGATCGACGCCTACAACCGCTACATCGACATGGGCGTCGACGGCTTCCGGATCGACACCGCCGTACACATCCCGCGGGTCACCTGGAACCGGCGCTTCCTGCCCGCCCTCCAGCAGCACGCGGTGGCGAAGCACGGCGAGAAGGGCAAGGACTTCTACGTCTTCGGCGAGGTCGCCGCGTTCGTCAACGACAAGTGGAACCGGGGCTCGGTCAACCACTCCGCCCAGTTCTTCACCTGGAAGGAGCGCAAGGAGTACAGCCCGGACGACGTACGCGCCGCCATCGAGCAGTACGACCACGAGCAGCTGCTCGGCACCGGCGGCCAGCCGACCAGCGACAACGCCTTCCTGCGCGGCAACAGCTATCACACCCCGGACCACTCGAGGTTCTCCGGCATGAATGTCATCGACATGCGGATGCACATGAACTTCGGTGACGCCGGCAACGCCTTCTGGAACGGCAAGGACTCCGACGACAGCTACAACGACGCCACCTACAACGTCGTGTACGTCGACAGCCACGACTACGGCCCGAACAAGTCGTCGGTCCGCTACACCGGCGGCACCGCCGCCTGGGCGGAGAACATGAGTCTGATGTGGACGTTCCGGGGCATCCCGACGCTCTACTACGGCTCGGAGATCGAGTTCCAGAAGGGTGCCCGGATCGACTGCGGCCCCACCTGCCCGCTGGCCACCACCGGGCGGGCGTACTTCGGCGACCACATCGAGGGCACCGTCACCGCGCCCGACTTCGGGGTGGTCACCGGCGCCACCGGCCCGGTCGCGGCGACGCTGGACAAACCGCTGGTCAAGCACGTCCAGCGGCTCAACCAGATCCGCCGGGCGATCCCGGCCCTGCAGAAGGGCCAGTACTCCACCGAGGGGATCAGCGGCGGAATGGCGTACAAGCGCCGCTACACCGGCGGCGGGGTGGATAGCTTCGTGCTGGTCACCGTCTCCGGCAACGCCACCTTCACCGGCATCCCCAACGGCACCTACACCGACGCGGTCACCGGTGACCGCCGTACCGTCACCAACGGCACCCTGACCGCGAACGTCAGCGGCCAGGGCAACCTGCGGGCGTACGTGCTCGACCTGCCCGGCAACCCGGCCCCCGGCAAGGTCGGCGACACCGGACCGTACCTGAGGTAG
- a CDS encoding ABC transporter substrate-binding protein — MSTRPSWRLVGATILALGLLAGCGTTDADTGGDVATRVFQADNGDITIPVDPKRVVATGYAVPVLIEADAALVGISTWKRGLAMMTEEDLATYEGLGKIAGETAAETNYEAIANAKPDLIVIGVPAPVLADIDLDRLESIAPVVAIGPTTPSAWRELSRRQSDAAGRLDNFETAKTAYETKAAELKTKYADALAGLEFGHLGAYGAVAAGTFHREFAGSWGTNIAQDVGVTYYGEVKKKGGGGLDVTEYPSIEEVPASFGAADAITYTLQPDGTVSEAVQRVLDTELWKNLPAVKAGLVFPVRYTEAATFASALKTLDSLDQALAPLLTR; from the coding sequence ATGTCAACTCGACCCTCCTGGCGCCTGGTCGGTGCCACGATCCTGGCGCTCGGCCTGCTCGCCGGCTGCGGCACCACCGACGCCGACACCGGCGGCGACGTGGCGACCCGCGTCTTCCAGGCCGACAACGGCGACATCACGATCCCGGTCGACCCCAAGCGGGTGGTGGCCACCGGCTACGCCGTCCCGGTCCTGATCGAGGCCGACGCCGCCCTGGTGGGCATCTCGACCTGGAAGCGCGGGCTGGCGATGATGACCGAGGAGGACCTCGCCACCTACGAGGGCCTCGGCAAGATCGCCGGGGAGACGGCCGCCGAGACCAACTACGAGGCCATCGCCAACGCGAAACCCGACCTCATCGTCATCGGCGTACCGGCGCCGGTCCTCGCCGACATCGACCTGGACCGGCTGGAGTCGATCGCGCCCGTCGTCGCCATCGGCCCGACCACCCCGTCCGCGTGGCGGGAGCTGTCGCGGCGCCAGTCCGACGCCGCCGGCCGGCTCGACAACTTCGAAACCGCCAAGACCGCGTACGAGACGAAGGCCGCCGAACTCAAGACGAAGTACGCCGACGCCCTCGCCGGCCTCGAGTTCGGCCACCTCGGCGCGTACGGCGCCGTCGCCGCCGGCACGTTCCACCGCGAGTTCGCCGGCTCGTGGGGCACCAACATCGCCCAGGACGTCGGCGTGACGTACTACGGCGAGGTCAAGAAGAAGGGCGGCGGCGGGCTCGACGTCACCGAGTACCCGTCGATCGAGGAGGTGCCGGCGAGCTTCGGCGCGGCCGACGCCATCACGTACACGCTCCAGCCCGACGGCACGGTGAGCGAGGCGGTGCAGCGGGTGCTCGACACCGAACTGTGGAAGAACCTGCCGGCGGTGAAGGCCGGCCTGGTCTTCCCGGTGCGCTACACCGAGGCGGCGACGTTCGCGTCGGCGCTGAAAACCCTCGACTCGCTCGACCAGGCGCTCGCGCCGCTGCTCACCCGATGA